Within the Micromonospora citrea genome, the region CGGGCCGCGCACGCCGAAACGGCGGCCCGGCACGGCGGCACGGCGCGGCGGCGCGGCAGCCCGGCACGACAGCGCGGCACGGCGGCAGGGAGCGGCGGCAGGGAATGGCACAGACCGGTGGCGCGGCGCGGCTACGGCGGCAGGAGACGCGAGGGTGCCGGGAGCGACGCCCTCGCCCACGCCCCGCCACCACCCTGCCGCCGTTTGGCAATTGCGAAAGTATGGCAACAAGGTCTGGACACTCGCCGGTCAACGTAACTAGCCTGATCGCCATGACTCCTTACATCACGGATGCCGCCGCCTGGCAGGAGAGCTGGGACCGCCAGCAGGAGGCGTACCTGCCTGACCGCGAGCACCGGTTCACCGCGATGCTGGACGCCGTCGACGCGGTCCACGACGGCGATCGGCTGCGGCTGCTCGACCTGGCCGGCGGGACGGGCAGCATCTCCGACCGGACACTGCGCCGCTTCCCCGACGCCGAGGTGACGCTCGTGGACCTCGACCCGGCGCTGCTCGCCCTGGCCCGCGCCTCCCTCGGCAACCGGGTCACGGTCGTCACGGCGGACCTCGCCCGGCCCGACTGGCACACCGCGCTCCCCCACCGCGACTACGACGCGGTGCTGACCGCCACCGCGCTGCACTGGCTGCCGGCGGAGCGGCTGACCCTGCTCTACGCCGAGCTGCGTGACCTGCTGCGCCCCGGCGGGATCCTCGTCAACGCCGACCACATGCCGGACGACACGCTGCCCCAGCTCAGCAAACGCCTGCTCGACCGGGCGCGCGACCGCCGGGCGGCCCGGTACGCCGCCGGAGCCGCCCTGTCCTGGGCGGAGTGGTGGGAGCGGGCGGCCGCCGACCCGGCGCTGCGCCCGCTCGTCGCGCAGCGGCACGCCATCTATCCCACCGGGCACAGCCCGGAGTGGACCCCGCCGGTGTCCTGGCACCTCTCCGCGCTGACCGCCGCCGGCTTCGCGGAGGTGGGAACGGTGTGGCGGGGCGGCACCGACGCCGCCGTCGCCGGCGTGCGCTGACGGCCCGGCCCGGGCCGGTCGGGCCGGTCGGGCCGGTTGTGGCTGGGTCAGGGGCGGCTGAGCTGGCTCGCCGGGCTGGTTGCGACCGGACCGGCTCGGCCGGTTTCGGCTGGATCAGCTAGCCGGGGTGCGACCGGACCAGCTCGGCCGGTTCGGGCGGTCGAGTGCGACCGATCGAGTGCAGCGGGTCGAGTGCAGCCGGACTGGCGCAATGACATCCACGCGCTGTCGAGCTGAGTCGTTTACGACATCACGATG harbors:
- a CDS encoding class I SAM-dependent methyltransferase → MTPYITDAAAWQESWDRQQEAYLPDREHRFTAMLDAVDAVHDGDRLRLLDLAGGTGSISDRTLRRFPDAEVTLVDLDPALLALARASLGNRVTVVTADLARPDWHTALPHRDYDAVLTATALHWLPAERLTLLYAELRDLLRPGGILVNADHMPDDTLPQLSKRLLDRARDRRAARYAAGAALSWAEWWERAAADPALRPLVAQRHAIYPTGHSPEWTPPVSWHLSALTAAGFAEVGTVWRGGTDAAVAGVR